A stretch of Microbulbifer bruguierae DNA encodes these proteins:
- a CDS encoding dihydroorotate oxidase produces the protein MTYETSLATVVAGCPLSSCLYNASGPLCTTAAELDAVGSSEAGAILSKSATLEKRQGNPSPRYFETTWGSINSMGLPNEGYRYYLDYAKRAATFNKPYFISVSGLGFEDNVAIIRALSGQEHVSAIELNLSCPNVPGKPQTGYDFEQSRVLLEMIFEHVTTPLGVKLPPYFDLPHFEMMAAVLRDFPIAFVTCINSIGNGLVIDTDQESVVIKPKSGFGGIGGDFIKPTALANVRKFYTLLDKDVAIIGCGGIKSGMDVFEHILCGASAVQVGTQLMREGVGCFARIAAELREIMGGKGYRDIDSFKGKLKTLE, from the coding sequence ATGACCTACGAAACCTCCCTGGCCACGGTAGTTGCCGGTTGCCCGCTGAGTTCCTGCCTGTACAACGCCTCCGGCCCGTTGTGCACCACCGCCGCGGAACTGGATGCCGTGGGAAGCAGCGAAGCCGGTGCCATTCTCAGTAAAAGTGCCACCCTGGAAAAGCGCCAGGGCAACCCTTCACCGCGTTATTTTGAAACGACCTGGGGCAGTATCAACAGCATGGGGTTGCCGAATGAGGGATACCGCTACTATCTGGACTATGCCAAACGCGCCGCCACATTCAACAAACCCTATTTCATCTCGGTTTCCGGGCTGGGGTTCGAGGACAATGTGGCGATTATCCGCGCGCTGTCGGGGCAGGAACATGTCAGTGCCATAGAGCTCAATCTCTCCTGTCCGAATGTCCCCGGTAAGCCACAGACAGGGTATGACTTTGAGCAGAGCCGGGTGCTGTTGGAAATGATCTTCGAGCATGTGACCACGCCACTGGGGGTAAAACTGCCGCCGTACTTCGATCTGCCCCATTTTGAAATGATGGCCGCCGTACTGCGCGATTTTCCCATCGCTTTTGTAACCTGTATCAACAGTATCGGCAACGGCCTGGTGATTGATACGGATCAGGAGTCGGTAGTCATCAAACCCAAGTCAGGTTTCGGCGGTATCGGTGGGGATTTTATCAAGCCGACGGCGCTGGCGAATGTGCGCAAGTTCTACACCCTGCTCGACAAGGATGTCGCCATCATCGGCTGCGGCGGGATAAAAAGTGGTATGGACGTATTCGAGCATATTCTCTGTGGTGCCAGTGCGGTTCAGGTCGGCACCCAGTTGATGCGCGAGGGGGTTGGGTGTTTTGCGCGTATTGCCGCAGAGCTGCGGGAAATTATGGGGGGCAAAGGCTACAGAGATATTGATAGCTTTAAAGGTAAATTGAAGACCCTGGAATAA
- a CDS encoding FMN-binding negative transcriptional regulator — MYTPNHFAVSDRQELLQFIHNNGFGALISNHQSQLQASHLPFLLDEGGHRLMCHLARQNDQLDAIDGHPVLVIFNGPHAYISPRWYTKPGVPTWNYQAVHVHGIARSFTDEQRLKTMVDSLSEKYESGVDAPWQPDYSPKLLRAIVGVEIEISEIQGTYKLSQNRPQQDRLQVVDALHAEGEAAMAQAIIQHNNP; from the coding sequence ATGTACACGCCCAATCACTTTGCCGTTAGCGACCGGCAGGAGCTTTTGCAGTTTATCCACAACAATGGATTCGGCGCGCTGATTTCCAATCACCAGAGCCAATTGCAAGCCAGCCATTTGCCATTCCTTCTCGACGAGGGTGGCCACCGCCTGATGTGCCATCTCGCACGACAGAACGATCAACTGGACGCCATCGACGGCCACCCGGTGCTGGTGATCTTCAACGGACCCCACGCCTATATTTCGCCTCGCTGGTATACCAAACCCGGGGTACCTACATGGAACTACCAGGCAGTGCATGTGCATGGTATTGCGCGATCATTCACTGACGAGCAGCGCCTGAAGACAATGGTAGACAGCTTGTCGGAAAAATATGAATCCGGCGTCGATGCTCCCTGGCAACCGGACTACTCTCCCAAATTGCTGCGGGCCATCGTTGGTGTGGAAATAGAGATTTCCGAAATTCAGGGGACCTACAAACTGAGCCAAAACCGTCCGCAGCAGGATCGCTTACAGGTGGTGGATGCCCTGCATGCAGAAGGGGAAGCCGCCATGGCCCAGGCAATCATCCAGCACAACAACCCCTGA
- a CDS encoding sugar O-acetyltransferase, which yields MNEKQKMLAGEMYNPADTQLAEMRQRARRISEELNNTSQQHRLHRDHLIRELFGSTGEQIQIESPFHCDYGENIHVGENFFANFGCVILDVAEVRFGDNCMLAPQVGIYTATHPLDPRERCSGLEYAKPITIGDNGWIGGMAVINPGVTLGNNVVVASGAVVTKSFGDNVVLAGNPARVIRTLEPGSNSSSSSSSSSSSESSPETSP from the coding sequence ATGAATGAAAAGCAGAAAATGCTTGCCGGCGAGATGTATAACCCGGCAGACACGCAGCTCGCGGAAATGCGACAGCGGGCGCGGAGAATATCGGAAGAACTGAATAACACCAGCCAACAACACAGGCTGCACCGCGACCATCTGATCCGCGAGTTGTTCGGCAGTACCGGTGAGCAAATCCAGATCGAATCCCCGTTCCATTGCGATTACGGCGAGAACATTCATGTGGGCGAAAATTTTTTCGCCAATTTTGGCTGTGTGATTCTCGACGTTGCGGAGGTGCGGTTCGGGGATAATTGTATGCTGGCACCACAGGTAGGGATCTATACGGCAACACACCCGCTGGATCCGCGCGAGCGATGCAGCGGGCTGGAATATGCCAAGCCCATCACCATCGGTGACAACGGCTGGATTGGCGGCATGGCCGTCATCAATCCCGGGGTGACACTCGGCAATAATGTGGTGGTGGCGTCCGGTGCGGTGGTGACCAAAAGCTTTGGTGACAACGTCGTACTCGCGGGCAATCCGGCGAGGGTTATTCGCACTTTGGAGCCCGGGTCAAACTCCTCTTCAAGCTCCTCTTCAAGTTCCTCGTCAGAATCCTCGCCAGAGACTTCACCTTGA
- the gloA2 gene encoding SMU1112c/YaeR family gloxylase I-like metalloprotein, which translates to MLKSIHHAAIICSDYARAKHFYVNILGLRPIAENYRAQRNSWKLDMQLPDGGQLELFSFPGAPARPSYPEAQGLRHLAFAVDSVDQCKARLEAQGIAVEAVRVDEYTGKRFTFFSDPDGLPLELYQL; encoded by the coding sequence ATGCTCAAGTCCATCCACCACGCCGCCATCATCTGCTCCGATTATGCGCGCGCGAAACATTTCTATGTAAACATCCTCGGCCTAAGACCAATCGCGGAGAATTACCGCGCGCAGCGGAATTCCTGGAAACTGGACATGCAGTTACCCGACGGCGGACAGTTGGAATTGTTTTCTTTTCCCGGTGCGCCGGCGCGCCCCAGTTACCCTGAAGCCCAGGGACTGAGACACCTGGCATTTGCGGTAGATTCGGTGGACCAGTGCAAGGCCCGTTTGGAGGCTCAGGGAATCGCGGTGGAAGCGGTGCGCGTCGATGAATACACCGGCAAGCGCTTTACCTTTTTCAGCGATCCCGACGGGTTGCCGCTGGAGCTCTATCAGCTGTAG